In Coriobacteriaceae bacterium, a single window of DNA contains:
- a CDS encoding ABC transporter substrate-binding protein: MKDITISRRSLLVSAGLLALAPLAGCGGNSGSGSAAAGSDYTIGVLQLTEHSALDAANDGFVKAIKKSGLKVKIDQKNAQNDQSTCKSIADKFVGDGVDLIYTIATPAAQAAAGATADIPIVGCAITDYAASGLVRDNDKPGTNVTGASDLTPVAEQLEMMQKVLPDVKKVGLLYCTAESNSDVQIKAAKKELDKLGLEYTDFTVSSSNEIQSVVESAVGKVDALYSPTDNTIAAGASQVGQICKENNLPYVTGEEGMCMAGGLFTLSINYEDLGYAAGEMAVKILKGEAKPEDMPIKHLSSKNLVVVKNDEMAEALGIDLSALDE, translated from the coding sequence ATGAAGGACATCACCATCAGCCGCAGGAGCCTTCTTGTCTCCGCTGGCCTGCTCGCGCTCGCTCCGCTCGCCGGATGCGGCGGCAACTCTGGTTCCGGCTCCGCTGCCGCCGGTTCCGACTACACCATCGGCGTTCTGCAGCTCACCGAGCACTCCGCGCTCGATGCCGCCAACGACGGCTTCGTCAAGGCCATCAAGAAGAGCGGCCTTAAGGTCAAGATCGACCAGAAGAACGCCCAGAACGACCAGTCCACGTGTAAGTCCATTGCCGACAAGTTCGTAGGCGACGGCGTCGACCTGATCTATACCATCGCTACGCCCGCCGCGCAGGCTGCCGCCGGCGCCACCGCTGATATCCCCATCGTTGGCTGTGCCATCACCGACTACGCCGCTTCCGGCCTGGTCCGGGACAACGACAAGCCCGGCACCAACGTCACGGGCGCTTCCGACCTCACCCCGGTCGCCGAGCAGCTCGAGATGATGCAGAAGGTCCTGCCCGACGTTAAGAAGGTCGGCCTGCTCTACTGCACCGCCGAGTCCAACTCCGACGTCCAGATCAAGGCCGCCAAGAAGGAGCTCGACAAGCTGGGCCTGGAGTACACCGACTTCACCGTCTCGAGCTCCAACGAGATCCAGTCCGTCGTCGAATCTGCCGTGGGCAAGGTCGACGCGCTGTACTCCCCCACCGATAACACCATCGCCGCGGGCGCCTCACAGGTGGGCCAGATCTGCAAGGAGAACAATCTTCCCTACGTGACCGGCGAGGAGGGTATGTGCATGGCCGGCGGCCTGTTCACCCTCTCTATCAACTATGAGGACCTGGGCTACGCCGCGGGCGAGATGGCCGTTAAGATCCTGAAGGGCGAGGCCAAGCCTGAGGATATGCCGATCAAGCACCTCTCGAGCAAGAACCTGGTCGTCGTCAAGAATGACGAGATGGCCGAGGCTTTGGGCATCGACCTCTCCGCTCTGGACGAGTAG
- a CDS encoding ABC transporter permease: MLIALQGAVSQGVLWGIMVLGVFITFRLLDIPDMTCDGSFALGGCVCAVLIVNNDVDPLLAVLAGMCAGAIAGAVTGILTTVFEIPAILAGILTQISLWSINLRIMGKSNTPILAKGTIFSSVSNMTGLPQSTVAIILGIVLAVAIVAILYWFFGTEIGSALRATGNNEYMIRALGVNTNTTKMIALVLSNALIGLSGALICQSQKYADIGMGTGAIVIGLAAIVIGEVLGRLLPGGLTQFSVRLASAVFGSVVYFLIRAIVLQLGMDANDMKLLSAVIVAVALCVPVVWERYKLRSSYTKGDEADA; this comes from the coding sequence ATGCTCATTGCATTGCAGGGCGCCGTTTCGCAGGGCGTCCTCTGGGGCATTATGGTGCTTGGCGTGTTTATCACGTTCCGCCTGCTCGACATCCCCGATATGACCTGCGACGGCAGTTTTGCCCTCGGCGGCTGTGTCTGCGCCGTGCTCATCGTCAATAACGACGTCGACCCGCTGCTCGCCGTTTTGGCCGGCATGTGCGCCGGCGCCATCGCGGGCGCGGTCACGGGCATTTTGACCACCGTCTTTGAGATTCCCGCAATCCTCGCCGGAATCCTCACCCAGATCAGTCTGTGGTCCATCAACCTGCGTATCATGGGCAAGTCCAACACGCCCATCCTTGCCAAGGGCACTATCTTCTCGTCTGTCAGCAACATGACGGGCCTGCCGCAGTCCACTGTTGCCATTATCCTAGGCATCGTGCTGGCCGTGGCCATCGTCGCCATCCTGTACTGGTTCTTTGGCACCGAGATCGGCTCGGCACTGCGTGCCACCGGCAACAACGAGTACATGATCCGCGCCCTGGGCGTTAACACCAACACCACCAAAATGATCGCCCTCGTGCTCTCCAACGCCCTCATTGGCCTTTCGGGTGCGCTCATCTGCCAGAGCCAGAAGTATGCCGACATTGGCATGGGCACCGGCGCCATCGTTATCGGTCTTGCCGCCATCGTCATCGGCGAGGTGCTCGGCCGCCTGCTGCCCGGCGGTCTCACGCAGTTCTCCGTCCGTCTGGCCTCCGCCGTCTTTGGCTCCGTGGTGTACTTCCTCATCCGCGCCATCGTGCTGCAGCTGGGCATGGACGCCAACGACATGAAACTGCTCTCTGCTGTGATTGTCGCCGTGGCCCTGTGCGTGCCCGTGGTTTGGGAGCGCTATAAGCTCCGCAGCTCCTACACGAAGGGAGATGAGGCAGATGCTTAA
- a CDS encoding ABC transporter ATP-binding protein — protein sequence MLKLSHVKKTFNKGTVTEKRALTGVDLTLNDGDFVTVIGGNGAGKSTLLNMIAGVYPLDSGVIELDGTDISRLSESQRAKYLGRVFQDPMRGTAADMQIAENLALAKRRGQRRGLSWGVTKAEKDEYVELLKRLDLGLDTRLNAKVGLLSGGQRQALTLLMATLTKPRLLLLDEHTAALDPKTASKVLNLTEEIVDENHLTTLMVTHNMNDAIRLGNRLIMMHEGHVIYDVAGDEKKSLTVADLLQKFEEVSGGELANDRMLLS from the coding sequence ATGCTTAAGCTCTCGCACGTCAAGAAGACCTTTAACAAGGGCACCGTCACCGAGAAGCGCGCGCTCACCGGCGTCGACCTTACCCTCAACGACGGCGACTTTGTAACTGTGATCGGCGGCAACGGCGCCGGCAAATCCACGCTGCTCAACATGATTGCCGGCGTATATCCGCTCGATTCGGGCGTTATCGAGCTCGACGGCACCGACATCTCGCGCCTGAGCGAGTCGCAGCGCGCCAAGTACCTGGGCCGCGTGTTCCAGGATCCCATGCGCGGCACCGCAGCCGACATGCAGATTGCCGAGAACTTGGCCCTCGCCAAGCGTCGCGGCCAGCGTCGCGGCCTTTCGTGGGGCGTCACCAAGGCCGAGAAGGACGAGTACGTTGAGTTGCTCAAGCGCCTGGACCTTGGCCTGGACACGCGCCTCAACGCCAAGGTCGGCCTGCTTTCGGGTGGCCAGCGCCAGGCACTCACGCTGCTCATGGCCACGCTCACCAAGCCGCGCTTGCTGCTGCTCGACGAGCACACCGCGGCACTCGACCCCAAGACCGCCTCTAAGGTGCTCAATCTGACCGAGGAGATTGTCGACGAGAACCACCTGACCACGCTCATGGTCACGCACAACATGAATGACGCCATCCGTCTGGGCAATCGCCTGATCATGATGCACGAGGGCCACGTTATCTACGACGTGGCGGGCGACGAGAAGAAGTCGCTCACCGTCGCCGACCTGCTGCAGAAGTTCGAGGAGGTCTCGGGCGGCGAGCTCGCCAACGACCGCATGCTGCTGAGCTAA
- a CDS encoding mechanosensitive ion channel family protein produces MELFEPILHFFEQRWVHNIIWAVILVIVTAIAAKVASKTLRHLLNRDDNPLPASSIFINIARAVIWMIGGSFILDNCFGINANALVAALGVGGIAISLGFQDTLSNLIGGMQVTFMGIIKPGDNIEVGGVSGVVQDITWRHTTIEDACGQTIIVPNSNISKNTLVHLMPFGRVVVPVAVKDTSKWDSLDALADELACATKVAVSPISGFDKEPYVLFSEIGDFGIKGKIIFIVSDDSTTFTAADACIRAIAPIIA; encoded by the coding sequence ATGGAATTGTTTGAACCGATTCTTCATTTCTTTGAGCAGCGCTGGGTCCACAACATCATCTGGGCCGTCATCTTGGTAATAGTCACCGCCATCGCCGCCAAGGTGGCATCCAAGACCCTGCGCCACCTACTCAACCGAGACGACAACCCGCTTCCCGCATCGAGCATCTTCATCAACATCGCGCGTGCCGTCATTTGGATGATCGGCGGCAGCTTTATCCTCGACAACTGCTTTGGCATTAACGCAAACGCGCTCGTCGCCGCTCTTGGCGTCGGCGGCATCGCCATCTCGCTCGGCTTTCAGGACACGCTATCAAACCTTATCGGCGGCATGCAAGTGACCTTTATGGGCATCATCAAGCCCGGCGACAATATCGAGGTCGGCGGCGTGTCGGGCGTGGTCCAGGACATCACTTGGCGCCACACGACCATCGAGGACGCCTGCGGACAGACCATCATCGTCCCCAACTCCAACATCTCCAAGAACACACTCGTGCACCTCATGCCCTTTGGACGCGTTGTCGTTCCCGTCGCGGTGAAGGACACGTCAAAGTGGGACTCGCTCGATGCGCTGGCAGACGAGCTCGCCTGTGCCACCAAGGTCGCCGTTTCACCCATCTCGGGCTTTGACAAGGAACCCTACGTGCTCTTTAGCGAGATCGGCGACTTTGGCATTAAGGGTAAGATCATCTTTATCGTCAGTGACGACAGCACCACCTTTACGGCAGCCGACGCCTGCATCCGCGCCATCGCCCCCATCATCGCCTAA
- a CDS encoding BMP family ABC transporter substrate-binding protein, translating into MEEAYRQARKRGEQGRRRAISQSEHPYLTDLDSLVAQLPCGQRENIGLRDIPLEMVVGTVTKGRQSAFSCNFMPLLPWNTEFARKWSNLYDIQISEGYRDPIIVTEFMHRFYVQEGNKRVSVLKFLDAPTVSAKVTRLYPGKWDSVESRLYGEFCAFWYVCPLYEIEFSREGSYEMLAKMLGQDLVEKWPQKKVDYLRHTFLLFKRAYLRAGGDHLDITPADAMLVYLNVYNQDRLLDTPTDIVVNRLCKIWRELVIAGKSDEDKVDLVEAPQPNEKEGAPTKATSGVLNFFMSKTVYSTANPMRIAFIHEFPCATSSWDSLHDQGRRYLDEHFGGIVRTEAFEDCHDSDVFYAAVETAVKHGANVIFSTSHRLMEYTLRASVEYPQVRFLNCSIGLPHQSVRSYFGKMYEAKFLLGALAASMADNHRIGYHASVFASGALSEINAFAIGASLLDPRAQIILTWGDVPAGGLAEAMCREGVSVMTGADMSKSLEDPTAYGLHRLVNGKEVTGIAMPVWNWGRYYELIVRSLLHGTWDETADDQQVRAVNYWYGMSSGVIDIRYAPGLPYQTRKLVQLLRNGIVEGSINPFGGELHSQDGVVQIEGFPPLPSTQIVEMNWLADNVIGSIPQLDNEPEVRAL; encoded by the coding sequence ATGGAAGAGGCCTATCGTCAAGCGCGCAAGCGCGGCGAACAGGGACGCCGTCGCGCCATCAGCCAAAGCGAGCATCCATATCTTACGGACCTCGACAGCTTGGTCGCCCAGCTTCCCTGCGGGCAGCGCGAGAACATCGGCCTGCGGGACATTCCGCTCGAAATGGTCGTCGGCACGGTTACCAAAGGTCGCCAGTCCGCCTTTTCGTGTAACTTTATGCCGCTGCTCCCCTGGAATACCGAATTCGCCCGCAAATGGTCCAACCTCTACGATATCCAAATCTCCGAGGGCTACCGCGACCCCATCATCGTCACCGAGTTCATGCACCGCTTTTACGTCCAAGAGGGCAACAAGCGTGTCAGCGTCCTCAAATTCCTTGACGCTCCGACGGTTTCGGCCAAGGTGACGCGTCTGTACCCCGGTAAGTGGGATTCCGTCGAGAGCCGCCTGTACGGTGAGTTTTGCGCCTTTTGGTACGTATGCCCCCTGTACGAGATTGAGTTTTCGCGCGAGGGCAGCTACGAGATGCTTGCCAAAATGCTCGGCCAAGATCTTGTCGAAAAATGGCCTCAAAAGAAGGTCGACTACCTACGTCACACCTTCCTGCTCTTTAAGCGCGCCTATCTTCGCGCGGGCGGCGACCACTTGGACATTACGCCTGCCGATGCCATGCTCGTCTACCTCAACGTCTACAACCAGGACCGTCTGCTGGATACGCCGACGGATATCGTCGTCAACCGTCTGTGCAAGATTTGGCGCGAGCTTGTCATTGCCGGCAAAAGCGACGAGGACAAAGTCGATCTTGTCGAAGCGCCGCAGCCCAACGAGAAAGAGGGCGCACCGACAAAAGCTACCTCGGGCGTGCTCAACTTCTTTATGAGCAAGACCGTCTACTCCACTGCCAATCCCATGCGAATCGCCTTTATCCACGAGTTTCCCTGTGCCACGTCGAGCTGGGACAGCCTACACGACCAGGGCCGCCGGTATCTTGATGAGCACTTTGGCGGCATCGTGCGCACCGAGGCGTTCGAGGACTGCCACGATTCGGACGTGTTCTACGCCGCCGTCGAGACAGCCGTAAAGCACGGGGCGAACGTCATCTTCTCGACCTCACACCGGCTCATGGAATACACGCTCAGGGCGTCAGTCGAGTATCCCCAGGTGCGGTTCCTTAACTGCTCAATCGGCCTTCCCCACCAAAGCGTCCGCTCGTACTTTGGAAAGATGTACGAGGCCAAGTTCCTACTGGGCGCCCTTGCCGCCAGCATGGCCGACAACCACCGTATTGGCTACCATGCGTCGGTCTTCGCCTCGGGCGCGCTGAGCGAAATCAACGCCTTCGCTATCGGTGCCTCGCTGCTCGACCCTCGTGCGCAGATTATCCTCACTTGGGGAGATGTTCCCGCCGGCGGTCTTGCCGAAGCCATGTGTCGCGAGGGCGTGAGCGTCATGACCGGCGCCGATATGTCCAAGTCTCTCGAGGACCCCACCGCCTACGGGCTTCACCGTCTGGTAAACGGCAAGGAAGTTACCGGTATTGCTATGCCGGTATGGAACTGGGGCCGTTACTACGAACTCATCGTACGCAGCCTACTGCACGGCACATGGGACGAGACCGCCGATGACCAGCAGGTGCGCGCCGTCAACTACTGGTACGGTATGAGCTCCGGCGTCATCGATATTCGCTACGCTCCGGGCCTACCCTATCAGACGCGTAAACTTGTGCAGCTGCTTCGCAACGGCATTGTCGAGGGCTCCATCAACCCATTTGGCGGCGAGCTCCACAGCCAGGACGGCGTGGTTCAGATTGAGGGCTTCCCTCCCCTGCCGAGTACGCAGATTGTCGAGATGAACTGGCTGGCTGACAACGTTATAGGCTCGATTCCGCAGCTCGATAACGAGCCGGAGGTCCGTGCCCTATGA
- a CDS encoding metallophosphoesterase family protein, which translates to MNILAIADVEERCLWECFRKERFEDVDLILSAGDLDPDYLEFLVTVINKPLVYVRGNHDDRYARHAPGGCICVEDSVYVYRGIRIAGLGGSMRYRDGANMYTEREMAKRMRKLSRKIALVDGCDILLTHAPVAGMGDLDDLPHRGFECFNAALESWGPDYMIHGHVHQSYGPNFQRERQHPCGTKIVNACGYTKIEIDEARYPTRGWKAAWLNSQTMRRELKRHEAIESSTARTPW; encoded by the coding sequence ATGAATATCCTAGCCATTGCCGATGTAGAGGAGCGCTGCCTGTGGGAATGTTTTCGCAAGGAGCGCTTTGAGGACGTTGACCTGATTCTATCCGCAGGCGACCTGGATCCGGACTATCTTGAGTTTTTGGTCACTGTCATCAACAAACCGCTTGTGTACGTTCGTGGCAACCACGACGACCGCTACGCGCGCCATGCACCGGGCGGGTGCATTTGTGTTGAGGACAGCGTATATGTGTACCGAGGTATTCGCATTGCGGGTCTGGGCGGTTCCATGCGCTACCGCGACGGCGCGAACATGTATACCGAGCGCGAGATGGCAAAACGCATGCGCAAGCTATCGCGAAAAATCGCACTGGTAGACGGATGCGATATTCTACTTACCCATGCACCCGTCGCAGGCATGGGCGACCTGGACGACCTGCCGCATCGAGGATTCGAGTGCTTTAATGCGGCTCTTGAGTCTTGGGGTCCCGACTATATGATTCACGGGCATGTGCACCAAAGCTACGGCCCCAACTTTCAACGCGAGCGCCAACACCCATGCGGAACGAAGATTGTCAACGCCTGCGGCTATACCAAGATCGAAATTGACGAGGCGCGCTACCCCACGCGCGGTTGGAAGGCCGCTTGGCTCAACTCGCAAACCATGCGCCGCGAGCTCAAACGCCACGAAGCAATCGAGTCTTCAACCGCCAGAACCCCCTGGTAA
- a CDS encoding sigma-70 family RNA polymerase sigma factor codes for MPARRNRNSTLRCDADQIEREAKRLVDTYSDLILRLCYSALGSADDAQDICQDTLIKILQRTQPFDSLEHERAWVIRVALNACRDIGRTHANHPVVDLDSLPDFCAPVTHTEQEFAQRDCAILSAVTALPQAQRIAIFLHYYAGMSIREIADAVHATPAATAQHLSRGRASLRLSLKGDHNDYEFE; via the coding sequence ATGCCTGCACGCCGTAACCGCAATAGCACGCTCCGATGCGATGCCGATCAGATCGAGCGGGAAGCAAAGCGCTTGGTCGACACGTATTCCGACCTCATCCTTCGATTGTGCTATTCGGCCCTTGGATCCGCTGACGACGCTCAAGACATCTGCCAGGACACGCTGATCAAGATTCTCCAACGCACTCAACCGTTCGACTCGCTCGAACACGAACGTGCTTGGGTGATCCGAGTCGCACTGAACGCATGTCGCGATATCGGCCGTACGCACGCGAATCACCCGGTTGTCGACCTCGATTCGCTCCCCGATTTCTGCGCACCCGTAACACATACCGAGCAAGAATTCGCGCAACGCGACTGCGCCATTCTTTCCGCTGTCACGGCCCTGCCTCAAGCACAGCGCATCGCCATCTTTTTGCACTACTACGCAGGCATGAGCATCAGGGAAATCGCAGACGCCGTTCACGCGACGCCAGCTGCAACCGCCCAGCACCTTAGCCGCGGACGTGCGTCACTTCGGCTTTCCTTGAAAGGAGACCACAATGACTACGAATTCGAATGA
- a CDS encoding DUF4179 domain-containing protein: MTTNSNDYRHALEHISFTDNAKQHMANSIAQSVASSDAATAQSNFNGTRRKPRIARHPVRTVARIAAVTAVLAIVIGGAGTAMATGVLPLPSDMLSDIFDGPASQTEIIDRIGRPVGASCSNNGVTVTADAIMGDKDMVTIAYTLTFDDPAALKKLSEPGENGTIAGSVDGNVYVDGEHGGQGQSWLIDKNPNDSSIQYFAQFSVESPGLMGRTVRTHINSFVVPRAGKELPEYKKILTGPWDLKFQLNYEDTSVTIPAPKSVNFNGTKATIQEATVSCVGVSVRYNIDRSIEHDNNSGKMSQNMEESMDAVGNIPLIVTFKDGHVEDATSHSGYFANKLDNGTTDVHKTWPFSQVCDTDKIASVQIGDTVIPMNS; the protein is encoded by the coding sequence ATGACTACGAATTCGAATGACTATCGCCACGCCCTGGAGCACATTTCGTTTACCGATAATGCGAAGCAGCACATGGCAAACTCGATTGCTCAGTCCGTCGCCTCAAGCGATGCGGCGACCGCTCAAAGCAACTTTAATGGCACGCGACGCAAGCCGCGCATCGCCCGCCATCCCGTAAGAACAGTCGCTCGCATTGCCGCTGTAACGGCAGTCCTCGCTATCGTCATTGGAGGCGCTGGCACGGCTATGGCAACAGGCGTCCTGCCGCTTCCTTCTGACATGCTTTCCGACATCTTTGACGGACCTGCTTCTCAAACCGAGATCATCGACCGTATTGGCCGGCCCGTCGGTGCTAGCTGCTCCAACAACGGAGTCACCGTGACCGCCGACGCCATCATGGGCGACAAGGATATGGTTACCATCGCCTATACGCTTACGTTCGACGATCCCGCTGCCCTGAAAAAGCTTTCCGAGCCGGGCGAGAACGGAACTATCGCCGGAAGTGTCGATGGAAACGTATACGTTGATGGCGAGCATGGCGGCCAAGGCCAATCATGGCTCATTGACAAGAACCCCAATGACTCCAGCATTCAATACTTTGCACAGTTCAGCGTTGAATCACCCGGCCTTATGGGCAGGACCGTCCGCACGCATATCAACTCTTTCGTTGTGCCACGTGCTGGCAAAGAGCTTCCCGAGTATAAGAAAATACTTACGGGCCCATGGGATCTTAAGTTCCAGCTGAATTACGAAGATACATCCGTTACGATTCCCGCGCCCAAATCGGTCAACTTTAACGGCACCAAGGCGACGATTCAAGAGGCCACCGTATCCTGCGTTGGCGTTTCAGTCCGCTACAACATAGATCGTTCCATCGAACACGACAACAACAGCGGCAAGATGTCTCAAAACATGGAGGAGTCTATGGATGCCGTTGGCAACATACCCCTCATCGTGACGTTCAAAGACGGTCATGTTGAGGACGCAACCAGCCACAGCGGCTATTTCGCAAATAAACTGGATAACGGCACCACTGATGTCCACAAGACCTGGCCGTTCTCGCAAGTTTGTGACACAGACAAGATTGCAAGCGTACAAATTGGCGATACGGTCATTCCCATGAATTCGTAA
- a CDS encoding isocitrate/isopropylmalate family dehydrogenase translates to MAPASVTCAGAAGAAGQRAVDVMEYREYEIERIARQAFEAARKRRGKVTSVDKRNVLETSRMWREIVHRVQDEEYSDVELEDLLVDNAAMQLISRPADFDVVVTENMFGDILSDEAAQITGSLGMLASASLDDGVSLFGPSAGSAPDIAGLGVANPLAQILSVAMLLTYALDMGEQAAWIESAVARVLDEGWRTRDIADVNTPADKILGTTTMGDKVVAAL, encoded by the coding sequence TTGGCGCCCGCATCCGTGACCTGCGCGGGCGCTGCGGGTGCGGCCGGTCAGCGTGCGGTCGACGTGATGGAGTATCGCGAGTACGAGATTGAGCGCATTGCGCGCCAGGCATTTGAGGCGGCGCGCAAACGTCGCGGCAAGGTGACGAGCGTTGATAAGCGCAACGTGCTGGAGACGAGCCGCATGTGGCGCGAGATCGTGCATCGCGTGCAAGACGAGGAGTACTCCGACGTGGAGCTTGAGGACCTGCTCGTCGACAACGCCGCCATGCAGCTCATCAGTCGACCGGCAGACTTTGACGTCGTGGTGACGGAGAACATGTTCGGCGACATCCTGTCCGATGAGGCGGCTCAGATTACCGGATCGCTCGGTATGCTTGCCTCTGCCTCGCTGGATGATGGCGTATCGCTGTTTGGGCCGAGCGCTGGCAGCGCTCCTGACATCGCGGGGCTCGGCGTGGCCAATCCGCTGGCTCAAATCTTGTCGGTGGCGATGCTGCTGACCTACGCGCTCGACATGGGCGAGCAAGCCGCGTGGATCGAGAGCGCCGTGGCGCGCGTGCTCGACGAGGGCTGGCGCACCCGTGACATCGCCGATGTCAACACCCCGGCAGATAAGATCCTCGGCACCACGACGATGGGCGACAAGGTCGTCGCCGCGCTGTAG
- the rplA gene encoding 50S ribosomal protein L1, with amino-acid sequence MAKHGKSYNAAAEKIDRATLYTPLQAAKLIKELDTAKFDETVEAHFRLGIDTRKADQNIRGSISLPHGTGKTVRVAVFAEGEKAREAEAAGADIIGSDELVAQIQKGEINFDAAIATPNMMAKVGRIGKILGPRGLMPNPKLGTVTMDVAKMVSELKAGRVEYRADRYGICHVPLGKKSFSEQQLVENYAALYTEILRVKPSSAKGKYVKSISVSSTMGPGVKVDPAIQRDFLAE; translated from the coding sequence ATGGCTAAGCATGGTAAGAGCTATAACGCCGCTGCCGAGAAGATCGACCGCGCCACGCTCTACACCCCCCTTCAGGCTGCCAAGCTCATCAAGGAGCTCGACACCGCCAAGTTCGACGAGACCGTCGAGGCCCACTTCCGTCTGGGCATCGATACTCGTAAGGCTGACCAGAACATCCGTGGTTCCATCTCCCTGCCTCACGGCACCGGCAAGACCGTTCGTGTTGCCGTCTTCGCCGAGGGCGAGAAGGCCCGCGAGGCTGAGGCTGCCGGCGCCGACATCATCGGTTCCGACGAGCTTGTCGCCCAGATTCAGAAGGGCGAGATCAACTTCGACGCCGCTATCGCTACGCCGAACATGATGGCCAAGGTTGGCCGCATCGGTAAGATCCTTGGTCCCCGTGGCCTCATGCCGAACCCCAAGCTCGGCACCGTGACCATGGACGTCGCCAAGATGGTCTCCGAGCTCAAGGCTGGCCGCGTTGAGTACCGCGCCGACCGCTACGGCATCTGCCACGTGCCCCTGGGCAAGAAGTCCTTCTCTGAGCAGCAGCTCGTCGAGAACTACGCTGCCCTGTACACCGAGATCCTGCGCGTCAAGCCCTCTTCTGCTAAGGGCAAGTACGTCAAGTCCATCTCCGTGTCTTCCACCATGGGCCCTGGCGTCAAGGTCGATCCCGCTATCCAGCGCGACTTCCTGGCTGAGTAA
- the rplK gene encoding 50S ribosomal protein L11, producing the protein MAEKKVANVIKLQIPAGAANPAPPVGPALGAAGVNIMQFCQAFNAETQDKKGDIIPVEITVFEDKSFSFITKTPPAAHLIKKELNLKSGSAKPQADKVGQLSQEQLTKIAEIKMPDLNANDIDAAKKIIAGTARSMGVTIAE; encoded by the coding sequence ATGGCTGAGAAGAAGGTTGCCAACGTCATTAAGCTCCAGATTCCTGCTGGTGCAGCTAACCCCGCTCCTCCCGTCGGCCCCGCCCTGGGCGCAGCTGGCGTGAACATCATGCAGTTCTGCCAGGCCTTTAACGCCGAGACGCAGGACAAGAAGGGCGACATCATCCCCGTTGAGATCACTGTCTTCGAGGATAAGTCCTTCTCCTTCATCACCAAGACCCCGCCGGCGGCTCACCTCATCAAGAAGGAGCTGAACCTCAAGTCTGGTTCCGCTAAGCCCCAGGCCGACAAGGTTGGTCAGCTCTCCCAGGAGCAGCTCACCAAGATCGCCGAGATCAAGATGCCGGACCTCAATGCCAACGACATTGACGCCGCCAAGAAGATCATCGCCGGTACCGCCCGTTCCATGGGCGTCACCATCGCTGAGTAG
- the nusG gene encoding transcription termination/antitermination protein NusG, whose product MSKRWYVVHTYSGYENRVKSDLEHRIETMGMQDRIFDIEIPMERVTEIKEGGKRETKDSKIFPGYVLVRMEMDDDAWTCVRNTPGVTGFLGGNGKPAPLSRDEYNKMTRRPGKGDSPKRTSVDIQVGTSVRVTDGPLTDFDGKVSEVNTEAGKLKVTLMIFGRETPVELDFNQVAVIA is encoded by the coding sequence ATGTCTAAGCGTTGGTACGTCGTTCACACTTACTCTGGATACGAGAACCGCGTTAAGTCCGATCTCGAGCATCGCATCGAGACCATGGGCATGCAGGACCGTATCTTTGATATCGAGATTCCTATGGAGCGCGTCACCGAGATCAAAGAGGGTGGCAAGCGCGAGACCAAGGATTCCAAGATTTTCCCGGGTTATGTCCTGGTTCGCATGGAGATGGATGACGATGCGTGGACGTGTGTTCGCAACACGCCCGGTGTTACCGGTTTCCTGGGCGGCAATGGCAAGCCCGCTCCGCTTTCCCGCGACGAGTACAATAAGATGACTCGTCGTCCCGGTAAGGGCGATTCGCCCAAGCGCACCTCGGTCGATATTCAGGTCGGCACGTCCGTCCGTGTCACCGATGGCCCGCTTACCGACTTTGATGGCAAGGTCTCCGAGGTTAACACCGAGGCAGGCAAGCTGAAGGTCACCCTGATGATCTTTGGCCGTGAGACGCCGGTCGAGCTCGACTTTAACCAGGTTGCTGTCATCGCTTAA